A stretch of Rhizobium sp. TH2 DNA encodes these proteins:
- a CDS encoding endonuclease/exonuclease/phosphatase family protein, with amino-acid sequence MQIAPNEIPGGGLLRVLTYNVHSCRGRDRRHDPARIAEVIASADPQVIALQELDVGRIRTGGIDQAHMIAEHLRMDAHFHPALHVDEEKYGDAILTALPSRVVRAAALPSVGEPRGAIWVEVDYHGAKVQIINTHFGLWRRERMLQARTLAADEWLGSEACRISPSLLAGDFNAGPRSRTYTILAEGLSKRVLTIPARPTFPARFPVLRLDHIFANALARIIGYEVVDTPLARQASDHLPLLATVELRAVERAATTRSEPENAETMTAHG; translated from the coding sequence ATGCAAATAGCGCCAAACGAAATTCCAGGGGGCGGCCTGCTTCGCGTGCTGACCTACAATGTTCATAGCTGCCGTGGCCGCGACCGGCGGCACGATCCCGCCCGCATCGCCGAAGTGATCGCTTCGGCCGATCCACAGGTCATTGCACTCCAGGAACTGGATGTCGGCCGCATCCGCACCGGCGGCATCGATCAGGCGCACATGATTGCCGAACATTTGCGCATGGACGCCCATTTCCATCCTGCGTTGCATGTGGATGAGGAAAAATACGGCGATGCCATCCTCACCGCCTTGCCTTCGCGCGTGGTCCGGGCCGCAGCTCTGCCCTCTGTCGGCGAACCGCGCGGCGCGATCTGGGTGGAAGTCGATTATCACGGCGCGAAGGTTCAGATCATCAACACGCATTTCGGCCTATGGCGGCGCGAACGGATGCTTCAAGCCAGGACGCTGGCCGCCGACGAATGGCTCGGGAGTGAGGCATGCCGAATATCACCCTCACTGCTTGCCGGCGATTTCAATGCGGGTCCACGCTCGCGGACCTATACGATCCTCGCGGAAGGCTTGTCCAAGCGGGTGCTGACAATCCCTGCCCGGCCGACCTTCCCCGCGCGCTTTCCAGTCTTACGGCTCGATCATATCTTCGCCAACGCCCTGGCGCGGATCATCGGTTATGAGGTTGTTGACACACCGCTTGCGCGGCAAGCATCGGATCATCTGCCGCTGCTCGCCACCGTGGAACTGCGGGCGGTGGAACGCGCAGCGACGACCAGATCCGAGCCGGAAAACGCCGAAACAATGACCGCCCATGGTTAG